In Mastacembelus armatus chromosome 5, fMasArm1.2, whole genome shotgun sequence, a single genomic region encodes these proteins:
- the mtss1 gene encoding protein MTSS 1 isoform X1, whose protein sequence is MDAGIEKECSALGGLFQLIMNDMKASYPTWEDFLTKGAKLQSQLRTTIVVTGAFLDAFQKVADMATGTRGATKEIGSALTRMCMRHRSIESKLKLFTTALSESLITPLELKMEEWKKVASQLDKDHAKEYKKARADIKKKSSDTIKLQKKVKKGKDEARGQLDSALQDVNVRYAVLEETEKRAVCKALIEERARYCSFVTMLKPVLDHEINMLGEVTHLQTILEDLTNLTAEPNKLPPASEQVILDLKGSDFNYTYQTPPASPSNTLSRKSSISSNYQSGSVRHVPSLDSISCAVDGVHIQDALSTNQQAAGGGGAENGLMPPPHNAYTNHGERARALSTSGKSCSARDQLALTLGALNSDAPRSSRDSLHCSSGYSTQTTTPSCSEDTIHTHTVKRDPPLYVDYESISLHGDADSISLHHLSHGNSQSDFDKSSTIPRNSDLSLQYRKFAQSKRPASTVSLLAEPELIGGSVRQLPSHTATIRRKPSSKPGYRRGTISGGVPIPICTPQVPLKVLGGNTGSDENVFTVPSAGGAGGLGYNKLCTSTQSLSALPPSSSSSSSPYYQLVPGQMPIPVPVPTVPSLPSEQQQQRQYQQQLQPQQQINQLNHQLQQHNQQLQLQQQHYYQQQQQLQQLFQQQQQLQQQQQPLLQQPQRLQHQQDQYAQTDQHQQQLNRQQKQKLFQQQHQAQFQAPAAQGQPSNLACNAHYEPQPPLPSNQNLEPLSPEGGGDMLTLIRGVTLKRTVTNDRSAPLLPSPTNHK, encoded by the exons gcCAGTTATCCTACGTGGGAGGACTTTTTAACCAAAGGAGCCAAGCTGCAATCACAgctcag GACAACCATAGTGGTGACCGGAGCCTTCCTGGACGCTTTTCAGAAGGTGGCAGACATGGCAACAGGGACTAGAG GTGCCACGAAGGAGATCGGCTCCGCGCTCACCAGGATGTGTATGAGGCACCGCAGCATTGAGTCTAAACTCAAACTGTTCACCAC AGCTTTGTCAGAAAGTCTCATCACCCCTCTGGAGTTAAAAATGGAGGAGTGGAAAAAGGTGGCCAGTCAGCTGGACAAAGATCACGCTAAAG AATATAAGAAAGCCCGAGCAGACATCAAGAAGAAATCATCAGACACAATCAAACTGCAGAAGAAGGTGAAGAAAG ggAAGGATGAGGCGCGGGGCCAGCTGGACAGCGCGCTGCAGGACGTCAATGTGCGGTACGCCGTCCTAGAGGAGACGGAGAAGCGAGCTGTGTGCAAGGCGTTGATAGAGGAAAGAGCACGCTACTGCAGCTTCGTCACTATGTTGAAGCCTGTACTg gaccATGAGATCAACATGCTGGGTGAAGTGACCCACCTGCAGACCATTTTGGAAGACCTCACCAACCTCACTGCTGAGCCCAATAAACTCCCACCAGCCAGCGAGCAG GTGATTTTGGACCTGAAAGGTTCTGATTTCAACTACACATATCAGACACCTCCAGCTTCTCCCAGTAACACTCTGTCCAGGAAGAGCAGCATCAGCAG TAACTACCAGTCTGGATCAGTGAGACACGTTCCCTCCTTGGACTCGATCAGCTGTGCTGTCGATGGAGTACACAttcag GATGCACTATCTACCAATCAGCAGGCTGCTGGTGGCGGCGGGGCTGAAAACGGCCTCATGCCCCCACCACACAACGCCTACACAAATCATGGAGAGAGAGCTCGGGCCCTGTCTACGTCTGgcaag TCGTGCTCGGCCCGGGATCAGCTGGCATTGACGCTGGGTGCACTCAATTCGGACGCCCCGAGGAGCAGCAGGGACTCTCTGCACTGTTCCAGCGGCTACAGCACCCAGACCACCACCCCGTCCTGCTCGGAGgacactatacacacacaca CTGTAAAGAGAGACCCTCCCCTCTATG ttGACTACGAGTCCATCTCTCTCCATGGAGACGCAGACTCCATCTCTTTACATCACCTCTCCCATGGCAACAGCCAATCAGACTTCGATAAGTCCTCGACGATCCCGAGGAACTCTGACCTCAGTTTACAGTACAGGAAGTTTGCTCAGTCCAAGCGTCCCGCCTCCACTGTCAGCCTATTGGCCGAGCCCGAATTGATTGGAGGATCCGTCCGCCAGCTGCCGTCTCACACTGCAACCATCAGGCGCAAACCGTCGTCTAAGCCAGGGTATCGCAGGGGTACGATCAGCGGGGGGGTTCCCATCCCCATCTGCACCCCACAGGTTCCCCTCAAAGTCCTTGGAGGAAACACTGGGAGTGACGAGAATGTTTTCACAGTGCCCTctgctggaggagcaggaggtttAGGTTACAATAAACTCTGCACCTCCACACAGAGCCTCAGCGCCttacctccctcctcctcctcttcttcctccccaTACTACCAGCTGGTCCCTGGTCAGATGCCGATCCCGGTGCCTGTCCCCACTGTACCTTCCCTGCCATCTGAGCAACAACAGCAGAGACAGTACCAGCAACAACTACAGCCACAGCAGCAAATCAATCAACTAAACCACCAGCTACAGCAGCACaaccagcagctccagcttcaACAGCAGCATtattatcagcagcagcagcaactacAGCAACTGttccagcaacagcagcaactacagcagcagcaacagccacTGCTTCAACAACCCCAACGGCTTCAGCATCAACAGGATCAGTATGCACAAACAGACCAACATCAACAGCAGCTGAATcggcagcagaaacagaagctgttccagcagcagcaccaggccCAGTTCCAGGCCCCCGCTGCCCAGGGACAGCCCTCCAATCTGGCCTGCAATGCTCACTATGAGCCCCAGCCACCCCTGCCCTCCAACCAGAACCTGGAGCCGCTGTCcccagagggaggaggagacatGTTGACCCTCATCAGAGGAGTAACGCTCAAAAGAACTGTCACCAACGATCGCTCCGCCCCTCTCCTGCCCTCTCCAACCAATCACAAATGA
- the mtss1 gene encoding protein MTSS 1 isoform X2, with product MDAGIEKECSALGGLFQLIMNDMKASYPTWEDFLTKGAKLQSQLRTTIVVTGAFLDAFQKVADMATGTRGATKEIGSALTRMCMRHRSIESKLKLFTTALSESLITPLELKMEEWKKVASQLDKDHAKEYKKARADIKKKSSDTIKLQKKVKKGKDEARGQLDSALQDVNVRYAVLEETEKRAVCKALIEERARYCSFVTMLKPVLDHEINMLGEVTHLQTILEDLTNLTAEPNKLPPASEQVILDLKGSDFNYTYQTPPASPSNTLSRKSSISSNYQSGSVRHVPSLDSISCAVDGVHIQDALSTNQQAAGGGGAENGLMPPPHNAYTNHGERARALSTSGKSCSARDQLALTLGALNSDAPRSSRDSLHCSSGYSTQTTTPSCSEDTIHTHIDYESISLHGDADSISLHHLSHGNSQSDFDKSSTIPRNSDLSLQYRKFAQSKRPASTVSLLAEPELIGGSVRQLPSHTATIRRKPSSKPGYRRGTISGGVPIPICTPQVPLKVLGGNTGSDENVFTVPSAGGAGGLGYNKLCTSTQSLSALPPSSSSSSSPYYQLVPGQMPIPVPVPTVPSLPSEQQQQRQYQQQLQPQQQINQLNHQLQQHNQQLQLQQQHYYQQQQQLQQLFQQQQQLQQQQQPLLQQPQRLQHQQDQYAQTDQHQQQLNRQQKQKLFQQQHQAQFQAPAAQGQPSNLACNAHYEPQPPLPSNQNLEPLSPEGGGDMLTLIRGVTLKRTVTNDRSAPLLPSPTNHK from the exons gcCAGTTATCCTACGTGGGAGGACTTTTTAACCAAAGGAGCCAAGCTGCAATCACAgctcag GACAACCATAGTGGTGACCGGAGCCTTCCTGGACGCTTTTCAGAAGGTGGCAGACATGGCAACAGGGACTAGAG GTGCCACGAAGGAGATCGGCTCCGCGCTCACCAGGATGTGTATGAGGCACCGCAGCATTGAGTCTAAACTCAAACTGTTCACCAC AGCTTTGTCAGAAAGTCTCATCACCCCTCTGGAGTTAAAAATGGAGGAGTGGAAAAAGGTGGCCAGTCAGCTGGACAAAGATCACGCTAAAG AATATAAGAAAGCCCGAGCAGACATCAAGAAGAAATCATCAGACACAATCAAACTGCAGAAGAAGGTGAAGAAAG ggAAGGATGAGGCGCGGGGCCAGCTGGACAGCGCGCTGCAGGACGTCAATGTGCGGTACGCCGTCCTAGAGGAGACGGAGAAGCGAGCTGTGTGCAAGGCGTTGATAGAGGAAAGAGCACGCTACTGCAGCTTCGTCACTATGTTGAAGCCTGTACTg gaccATGAGATCAACATGCTGGGTGAAGTGACCCACCTGCAGACCATTTTGGAAGACCTCACCAACCTCACTGCTGAGCCCAATAAACTCCCACCAGCCAGCGAGCAG GTGATTTTGGACCTGAAAGGTTCTGATTTCAACTACACATATCAGACACCTCCAGCTTCTCCCAGTAACACTCTGTCCAGGAAGAGCAGCATCAGCAG TAACTACCAGTCTGGATCAGTGAGACACGTTCCCTCCTTGGACTCGATCAGCTGTGCTGTCGATGGAGTACACAttcag GATGCACTATCTACCAATCAGCAGGCTGCTGGTGGCGGCGGGGCTGAAAACGGCCTCATGCCCCCACCACACAACGCCTACACAAATCATGGAGAGAGAGCTCGGGCCCTGTCTACGTCTGgcaag TCGTGCTCGGCCCGGGATCAGCTGGCATTGACGCTGGGTGCACTCAATTCGGACGCCCCGAGGAGCAGCAGGGACTCTCTGCACTGTTCCAGCGGCTACAGCACCCAGACCACCACCCCGTCCTGCTCGGAGgacactatacacacacaca ttGACTACGAGTCCATCTCTCTCCATGGAGACGCAGACTCCATCTCTTTACATCACCTCTCCCATGGCAACAGCCAATCAGACTTCGATAAGTCCTCGACGATCCCGAGGAACTCTGACCTCAGTTTACAGTACAGGAAGTTTGCTCAGTCCAAGCGTCCCGCCTCCACTGTCAGCCTATTGGCCGAGCCCGAATTGATTGGAGGATCCGTCCGCCAGCTGCCGTCTCACACTGCAACCATCAGGCGCAAACCGTCGTCTAAGCCAGGGTATCGCAGGGGTACGATCAGCGGGGGGGTTCCCATCCCCATCTGCACCCCACAGGTTCCCCTCAAAGTCCTTGGAGGAAACACTGGGAGTGACGAGAATGTTTTCACAGTGCCCTctgctggaggagcaggaggtttAGGTTACAATAAACTCTGCACCTCCACACAGAGCCTCAGCGCCttacctccctcctcctcctcttcttcctccccaTACTACCAGCTGGTCCCTGGTCAGATGCCGATCCCGGTGCCTGTCCCCACTGTACCTTCCCTGCCATCTGAGCAACAACAGCAGAGACAGTACCAGCAACAACTACAGCCACAGCAGCAAATCAATCAACTAAACCACCAGCTACAGCAGCACaaccagcagctccagcttcaACAGCAGCATtattatcagcagcagcagcaactacAGCAACTGttccagcaacagcagcaactacagcagcagcaacagccacTGCTTCAACAACCCCAACGGCTTCAGCATCAACAGGATCAGTATGCACAAACAGACCAACATCAACAGCAGCTGAATcggcagcagaaacagaagctgttccagcagcagcaccaggccCAGTTCCAGGCCCCCGCTGCCCAGGGACAGCCCTCCAATCTGGCCTGCAATGCTCACTATGAGCCCCAGCCACCCCTGCCCTCCAACCAGAACCTGGAGCCGCTGTCcccagagggaggaggagacatGTTGACCCTCATCAGAGGAGTAACGCTCAAAAGAACTGTCACCAACGATCGCTCCGCCCCTCTCCTGCCCTCTCCAACCAATCACAAATGA